In Mustela nigripes isolate SB6536 chromosome 2, MUSNIG.SB6536, whole genome shotgun sequence, a single window of DNA contains:
- the KLHL26 gene encoding kelch-like protein 26: MAESGGGGGAGGGGFGTGPGPERPSSMADKNGALKCTFSAPGHSTSLLQGLAALRAQGQLLDVVLTINRETFHAHKVVLAACSDYFRAMFTGGMREASQDIIELKGVSARGLRHIIDFAYSAEVTLDLDCVQDVLGAAVFLQMLPVVELCEEFLKAAMSVETCLNIGHMATTFSLASLKESVDAFTFQHFLQIAEEEDFLHLPLERLVFFLQSNRLQSCAEIDLFHAAVRWLQHDPARRPRASHVLCHIRFPLMRSSDLVDSVQTLDIMVEDVLCRQYLLEAFNYQVLPFRQHEMQSPRTVVRSDVPSLVAFGGTPYTDSDRSVSSKVYQLPEPGARHFRELTEMEVGCSHTCVAVLDNFVYVAGGQHLQYRSGEGAVDACYRYDPHRNRWLRLQAMQESRIQFQLNVLCGMVYATGGRNRAGSLASVERYCPRRNEWGYACSLKRRTWGHAGASAGGRLYISGGYGISVEDKKALHCYDPATDQWEFKAPMSEPRVLHAMVGAGGRIYALGGRMDHVDRCFDVLAVEYYVPETDQWTSVSPMRAGQSEAGCCLLDRKIYIVGGYNWRLNNVTGIVQVYNTETDEWERDLHFPESFAGIACAPVLLPRSGTRR, translated from the exons CATGGCTGACAAAAATGGAGCTCTCAAGTGCACCTTCTCAGCGCCCGGCCATAGCACCAGCCTCCTGCAGGGCCTTGCTGCCCTCCGTGCCCAGGGCCAACTGCTGGACGTTGTACTCACCATCAACAGAGAGACCTTCCACGCACACAAGGTGGTCCTGGCCGCCTGCAGCGACTACTTCAG GGCCATGTTCACGGGTGGCATGAGGGAGGCGAGCCAGGACATCATCGAGCTGAAGGGTGTGTCCGCCCGTGGCCTACGGCACATCATCGACTTTGCCTATAGTGCCGAGGTGACGCTAGACCTGGACTGCGTGCAGGATGTGCTGGGTGCGGCCGTGTTCCTGCAGATGCTGCCCGTGGTGGAGCTGTGCGAGGAGTTCCTTAAGGCCGCCATGAGTGTAGAGACCTGCCTGAACATCGGCCACATGGCCACCACCTTCAGCCTGGCCTCGCTCAAGGAGTCCGTGGATGCCTTCACCTTCCAGCACTTCCTGCAGATCGCAGAGGAGGAGGACTTCCTGCACCTCCCGCTGGAGCGCCTCGTCTTCTTCCTGCAAAGCAATCGGCTGCAGAGCTGTGCAGAGATCGACCTGTTCCATGCGGCGGTCCGCTGGCTGCAACACGACCCGGCCCGGCGGCCGCGCGCCAGCCATGTGCTCTGCCACATCCGCTTCCCGCTCATGCGCTCGTCGGACCTGGTGGACAGCGTGCAGACGCTGGACATCATGGTGGAGGACGTGCTGTGCCGGCAGTACCTGCTGGAGGCCTTCAACTACCAGGTGCTACCCTTCCGGCAGCATGAGATGCAGTCCCCACGCACGGTTGTGCGCTCCGACGTGCCCTCCCTGGTGGCCTTTGGGGGCACGCCCTACACCGACAGTGACCGCTCTGTGAGCAGCAAGGTGTACCAGCTGCCTGAGCCGGGTGCCCGCCACTTCCGGGAACTCACCGAGATGGAGGTGGGCTGCAGCCACACGTGCGTGGCCGTCCTCGACAACTTTGTGTACGTGGCCGGGGGCCAGCACCTGCAGTACCGCAGCGGCGAGGGCGCGGTGGATGCCTGCTACCGCTATGACCCGCACCGGAACCGCTGGCTGCGCCTTCAGGCCATGCAGGAGAGCCGCATCCAGTTTCAGCTGAACGTGCTGTGTGGCATGGTGTATGCCACGGGTGGCCGCAACCGGGCGGGCAGCCTGGCCTCGGTGGAGCGGTACTGCCCGCGGCGCAACGAGTGGGGCTACGCCTGCTCTCTGAAGCGCCGCACCTGGGGCCACGCAGGTGCCTCGGCGGGGGGCCGCCTCTACATCTCCGGAGGCTACGGTATCTCCGTAGAGGACAAGAAGGCGCTGCACTGCTACGACCCTGCCACCGACCAGTGGGAGTTCAAGGCACCCATGAGTGAGCCCCGCGTGCTCCATGCCATGGTGGGGGCCGGCGGCCGCATCTATGCCCTTGGGGGCCGCATGGACCACGTTGACCGCTGCTTTGACGTGCTGGCGGTGGAGTACTACGTGCCTGAGACGGACCAGTGGACCAGTGTGAGCCCCATGCGGGCCGGCCAGTCGGAGGCTGGCTGCTGCCTACTGGATAGGAAGATCTATATCGTCGGGGGCTACAACTGGCGCCTCAACAACGTCACGGGCATCGTGCAGGTGTACAACACGGAGACGGATGAGTGGGAGCGCGACCTGCACTTCCCAGAGTCCTTCGCAGGCATCGCTTGTGCCCCTGTCCTGCTGCCCCGGTCAGGGACCAGGAGGTAG